The genomic DNA TGTGCACACGGATTGGCAAAAGTCAAATAAGACATGAGTGAGGTACAATTTTCCCAATTGGAAACAATTGGGTATTGCAAGCCAAGAAATCCGTGAATAAACAGAGAGGTCTGAGCTAATAACATGTTAAAATGGTCAATGTTACTGAGTGACAAAGTGGAACAAAATGTGATTTATGAAAAGAACAGAATGCAAAGGATTTGCTTGGTGACAAAAAAAAGATGTGATCAACGGAAAGGATCGCACCAAGCGTTATTCGGAGCATTTAATAAAGGGAGTGTGTGCTTACAGAGTAAAGCAACATCAGAGCTTTGAGACAGGAAGGGGTAACTGAGACTCTCCCACAGGCGCGATGTTGGCAGATCGTCTTTGTGATCTCACGCAGGCGCAGAAGGTTAAGTGGTGTTTTGATTGATGTTTTtccgattttgaaaggaattgatgtaGTAGATCGAGATAAATATTGTTCGCTGGTGGAGGAGTctatgaccagggggcataaccttagaatCAGAGTCAGGTCATTCAGTAGAGAAGTTCGGAAAGGGGTGGTGGATGTGTGGAAATATCTCGCCCAAAAAGCAATAGTTACTCGCTTAATCAATAACTTtaaacctgagatcgatagattttggcagCAATGAGTACtatgggatatggagctaaggcgggtaagtggagttaggatacagatcagccctgatctcattgaatggcggaacaggctcgagggactgaatgacctgctcctgttccgatgttacaATGTATAGAACATGCGGTCTTTGTCACATATTTCCCAGTGTTGGGTTTGGGAAGCGTCGGGAAGGAGAGCCAACCTGCTGGGACCCGCTAAACCCATCGAGGAGCACAGGGTGAGATATGAGACGGAATAAAGTTCCACAGCCGGGAATTCTGCCGCTATTGTCCTCGTTTAactaatttaaatattaatttgagaggatatttcaccccattcttcagctcctctctgaatttagtctgggtcactgcataaatacacgtgtttgtgcagcagCTCAAAAGCTGGAGCATGTAGCTGGTTTGATCTGCGTTAAACATCGGGTCATTGAAACCTGTGCGATAATAACGGTTTGTAATTCGCACTGATAGGAAAAATAAAACATATGTCATCCATAGCAGTATGAAATTGCCGGAAATAGCAAACAGTAAGATGATGGATtttcttcggttctccatctccggATCATTGTGATTCGCATCACTCTTGCTGCCCCTGAGCctcctgcggactctactggccacCAAAATGTTTCCAACAGTCAGAGAATTGAGCAGCAATATCAGGAATATTGGGAGCAGTGGAGTCAAACAGCGGTGAATCCATGTAAATGCGACCCATGCAGCTGAAGGATAAAAGTCTGGTTTTACAATACAGCCCCAGGGTACGTTCTCCAATATAATGTATGGTTCAAATGCAAAGTACCAGGGGATGTTTTTTGAACAGAACAGCGCGCACAAAGTTCCTATAACCACGACtgcagttttctcggtgcaatatttagtcctcagcttctggcaacaaatggttaTAAAACGATCAAAAGTGAAAGCGACTGTTAACCAGacagaaatgtctgagacagcATGGTTAAGGGCAGTTTGGAAAGAGCACACAGGGGTGAGGAACAGGAAGTTATTCGGGAAATAATACTCCTTAATCCGAAACAATATTACGTCATTGATAATGACcaatagatccgccgctgccatggccaccaggtagcgagtgacacatttcgagagaccgcactttcctcgggacaggatcacaatcgtcatcaCGTTAGCTGTGaaagggaaagaaacagaaacagtgaatcACACAACAGGTTACAGCAAAAGAGCCAATTTCACAGTATTTTGTGTGAAACATACATCTTATGAGAGTATATGAGAGTGCTGAGTAAATAATAACAAATAAACATTCCCAGTAAAGAGGAAGGAATGAATCGAAGATATTCTCTGTGAATTTACTCGGAactgcaccctctctgacgccGTAAGTTCGCCAGAGGAGCAGTGTAAACCCGGCGCAGCACCAAGGATTTTTAATTCCATTGATGAACATTAGCCAACACAAAGCGAGATAATATGTTACAAATAATTACAATCAGTTGTAAGTCAGAAGGGCAAATGACATAATGGAAAGAAAACGTAAGAATATAGGTTGCAAGTAAGTAATAAATTGTCAACTATAAATTGGGAGATAATAATTCAGTGCGGAGCAGTGAAAATTAAGCCAGCTCAAAATGCGGTCAATGCAAAATGGGGACCCCGAAGGGTTATCTCAACTGGCTGGGTTTGGAcccgtgagcaggagaggggagtggaccagGTGGTGGTCGGAAATAGTTCGGAGTTTTCAGATTTTATTCTCAGACTGGAGGTCGTGACAACAGATTGCAGCAAAACTCTGCTGTCAAACATCATCATACAAGGGAACTTGGCAGGTTTGAACTCGACCAAGTTGCAGCAATTTCGTTTCACAAACCCCAGCTGAACCGTTCACATGGTCAACAGACTTTCCATCGCTGCAAAACCCATGTCTGTCATCGACAACTTCCACATTCCAACACCATCTGGGGAAACTCCAACAATGTCCGCAAGGGGCAAAGGGTTAGAAATGAGCAGCAACGGACAACTTTATCTTGTTCGATTATGCCTAAAAAACAAATGTACCTTCCAAGTACAGGATGCAACAAAGGAGACAATCCGACCTCAAAGGGAAATGATGGCAGCGATCCCGAGATCGAATAATAGACCAGTGCAAGTGACAATAGAGGCTGTCGTTCAATCCGGTCCCCGGATTACAGTACAGACCAGTGCAATTGACAATCGAGTCTCTCGTTCTACCCGGTCCCCGGATCGCATAATAGACCAATGAAAGTGACAATAGAGGCTGTCGTTCCACCAAGGGAAACAAAGTACCTGCCGAGATTCAACTTCAGAAAGATTGTCTGGGACATTCATACCTCTGAATTGAATCCATCTGTAATATCACTCCGACAAAAAAAGCGTTATGAAGAATTTGTCTCCATGGTCTGGAATGAAGTAAttgaggaaattgcagctgcGTTCGTAAATAGTCTTCAAAATCTCATTATTCATTAATTGTGctgttggattggaaaattacaatgGACTCTCCAATATTTGAGAAGGATGGGAGATAGAAACTATATAACGATATACCTGCCGCTCTGAAGTCAGTTGTGGGAAAattaccagaatctgttattagggacagagtgactgagcacttggacaaatttgAGCCACGTGCTAGTGAAGAGAAACACAGGGTAATTCGGCACCAACGCGTGGCGAAGGCTCTGGGGTCGGGACTCAGGCTTTCGTTTCCTCAAACAGTGGCactccaacgacataggtaggactaagaaagaggttctgctgagggagtttgagctgcTATAGACTGAATTATAAAGCAGAACTACAacggtgataatctctggattatgacATGAGCCACGAACAAATTGGCACAgattaaatcagatcagagagaagaatgcgtggctcaaagattggtgtgggagaagtgggtttcggtTCTGgagcactggcaccaatactggggaaagagggagctgttccgttaggacgggcttcacctgaaccaagctgggaccaatgttctggcaaaccgaataacaagggcggtagagaaggctttaaactaaatagagtggcggagggctcaggtgggatgAAGTTTAGAttaataaaaagaaaagacaaggaagtagtacaggaaagcgatgggggtaaagataaacagagtgtgtcaggaagggacagagcgtacaaacataagagtgcactagcaaatggggcctgggtaggaaagaatggtaaaaaagacaaatttaaagtttctttatctgaatgcatgcagcattcgtaataagatcgaagaattgacggcacaaatagaaacaaatgggtatgatctcgtggccattatagcgacgtggttgcaaggtgaccaagtttgggagctaaatattcagggttatttaacatttaggAAGGAtaagaaaaaaggtaaaggtggtgggcaggctctgttaataaaggatgaaattggtataatattgAGAAATGATCTTCGCTCAGAAGATCAAGGTTTCGAAACAATTTGGGTGTAGGTAAGAAAttacaagggaaagaaatcactggtgtgagtagtatataggccccctaacagtagctacactgcagGGCACAATACTAATCATGTAAAAAaatgtaatgcaataatcatgggcgatttcatctttcacatagattggacaaatcaaattggcaaaaatagccctgagcagCTGTTGACAGAGTGTATTCGCGACtggttcttagaccaatacgtcggggtacCAATCAGGGAGCAGACCATTTTGGATCTggcaatgggtaacgaaacaggagtAATTGACGATCTCAAAGTGaaagatcccttgggaagcagtgatcataacatgatagaatttcacatccagtttaagagcgaggatcttgggtcttgctttcaactgtttaagttcaattttaaagtgtaCATTTTTAAGTTTccgtcaggcttcagcagagagagctgctgtagtaactAAATTGGTTAgatagattaaactggtacctgaaggtggggcaggcctgactcatctgagtcacaaactgttgAAATAAAGGGGCATGTCAGTGCGACAGGACGGTGTGCGGACATCAcattgaactgctgagagtttggtaaatgtgggagtttaagggttaatctctttaaaatctagtgtatattgctttcaactgtttaagtgcaattttaaagtttatttttttaagtttctgtcaggcttcagcagagagagctccTGTCGTAAGTAAATTGGTTCGCTAGATTaaattggtacctgaaggtgcggcaggcctgactcatctgagtcataaactgtagaaatacaggggcctgtcagtgcgacagcacggaGTGCGGCAGGACAGAGTGAAATGCTGAGcttttggtaagtgtgggagttcggtgaagtgggggaaggaggtgctgctttgccttgcttttccttactttttccacagagcggcagtggacctgagcgttgaagactgagattagggaataaaagcagcagcagacctgcaacaagagaaaactactgtgcaacgtcacaggtgaggcaggagactCCAAGagatgagcacagtataaaaggagagaccgagagcgggaggagagtctgaaagggtaaggcaagtcatggcagcacagctcgcacccgtgatatgctccgtcggcactatgtgggaagtcatggacactaccagtgtccctggcgaccatgtgtgcaggaagtgtgtacaGCTGCAGCGACTGGCTAACCGtaattcggagctggagctgcgggtggattcactgtagagcatccgcgatgctgagactgtcGTGGATAGcaagttcagtgaggtggtcacaacgcaggtaaagattacacaggcagaaagggaatgggtgaccaccaggcagtgtaaaaggactaggcaagtAGAGCAGAATTCCTCTGGGGTCAACTCCCTCTCAaatagatattctgctttggatactgttgggggagatggcttatctggggaaagcagcaagagccaagttcggggcaccacgggtggctctgctgcacaggaggggaggaagatgagtgggagggctatagtgataggggattcaattgtaagtggAACAgagaggcgtttctgcggccgcaaacgtgactccaggatggtatgttgcctccctgggtcTAGGCTCacggatgtcacggagcggctgcagggcattctggagggggagggtgaacagccaatagtcgtggtccatattggtacgaacgacataggtaaaaaaagcgatgaggttctgcaaggtgaatttaaggagttaggagataaattaaaaagcaggacttcaaaggtcgtgatctcaggattactaccagtgccacgtgctagtgagaataggaacaagagaatagacaggatgaatgcgtggctgcagggatggtgtcggaaggagggatttagattcatgGGACATTTggtccggttctggggaaggtgggacctgttcaAACGGAACGGCTTAAACCCGAGCAGgaacgggaccaatatcctcgcgggggtgtttgctggtgctgttggggaaggtttaaactcgagtgccaggggatgggaacctgaacggggagtcagaagggaataaagttgagagcagcaagagaggggaagacccaggggaaatttacaatacaaatagtacgaacagttgttcaagaacaagtgaaagggaaaagcgttgagcagcggaaagaaagtgtacttgagGCACGACTGATAAAATaagaactagaaggcgtaaggcagcaaagctgaaggtcaggctagggtgtgtggcccaactaagagttctatttaCAAATGGACGgattataaggaataaattaaatgaactacaggttcaaattcaaattggagggtatgacatgatagatattactgagacttggctgcaggatggtcaggattgggaactaattataccaggttataaggtctacatgaGAGATAGGGTAAATGGATGATGGGGAGGagaagccttaatgattagagatgaaatcacttcaatgataaagggggatataacgagaggtaagcagccaacagagaccttatgggttgaattgagaaataggttaggatctaagactatagttggAGTTGTATACAGGAgctctggcagcagctctgaagtgctagattgtataaatgcagagattcgacaagcgtgtaagaaaggcatagtggtcttaatgggggacttcaatcttcacacagattgggaaaagcagactagcaactgtcaaaaaggtagtgaatttcttgagagtgtccgggatagttttcaacagcagtatgtcctaaaggcaacaagggggcaagccatactccatttagtaatgagtaatgaaccagatttagttaacggcttaactgtgcgtgaacatctatccaatagtgatcatgacatgatcgagttcaatgtagtgtttgaaagggaaaaattgagTCAGTTGCTAAGATtatagacttgggcaaggccgacttcaatgggatgagacagagactgtccacagtgaactgggcaaacctgttcatgggtaaaacgactgatgatcagtgggaaatgtttaaagaaacatttaacgtgatacagaatcggtttatacccctgaggtgaAAGAACTCTacatgccaaaaaaaaacagccatggacaacaaaagaggtaagggacagtataagacataaggaaagggcatacaaaaagacataaaatggtacagatcctggcgaatgggataGATaccaagatcaacaaagggtcacaaagcaGATAGTAATGGCTGCAAAAAGAAAGTATGACATGAAACTCGCAAGGCATATCAAAAGCAATACGAAGAACGttaatagttatattaggaaaaagagggtggtcaggggagcagtgttggccccttgaaaactgaaagtggggatattgtcattgacaatggggaaatggctggcatgttgaacaattactttgcgtcgatATTCACagttgaaaaagaggatagcctgccggaaatcccaagaaaactgatATTGAATAGGGGGCAGGAACTCGATaacattaacataagtaaagcaacaataatgaagaaaaaaaaacactaaagAATGAcattgtgactagtggagtcccgcagtca from Heptranchias perlo isolate sHepPer1 unplaced genomic scaffold, sHepPer1.hap1 HAP1_SCAFFOLD_44, whole genome shotgun sequence includes the following:
- the LOC137312880 gene encoding probable G-protein coupled receptor 139, with translation MGTLDVMLEEPQHLTVSYRYKALATCKVESKDCRGIDTVLCSRDRDSRGLRCQPFAKVMDISSRLENNLGHEGEDSFVVVHVGANDTGGKKNEVLLSFPTNDVRLTGLQLSDLSLVEKIIKNCSSCSVERTELNLSSTSINLCISANVMTIVILSRGKCGLSKCVTRYLVAMAAADLLVIINDVILFRIKEYYFPNNFLFLTPVCSFQTALNHAVSDISVWLTVAFTFDRFITICCQKLRTKYCTEKTAVVVIGTLCALFCSKNIPWYFAFEPYIILENVPWGCIVKPDFYPSAAWVAFTWIHRCLTPLLPIFLILLLNSLTVGNILVASRVRRRLRGSKSDANHNDPEMENRRKSIILLFAISGNFILLWMTYVLFFLSVRITNRYYRTGFNDPMFNADQTSYMLQLLSCCTNTCIYAVTQTKFREELKNGVKYPLKLIFKLVKRGQ